ATTAAAAATCAATTTTAATCCTGGAGTATAACCGTATTAGCGCAGCGTAATACCGGATCAATAAATCAGACTTCGCCCCATAAATAAGGACTACCTGGAATATCGTCCTAAATATACAGCTCCTTAATTTTTTGCATCACCTAATAAAAGTGCCATAAAAATATGATTTTCATATTTTCCTTCGATGCACACTGCATTTTTATGAATGCCTTCCTTCTCAAATCCAAATTTTTCATACATGGCAATAGCGGACTTATTTTGTTCACGCACTGTAAGCTCAATACGAGTTAATCCTTTTTGTTCCGCCTGTTGAATGGCGGCATGCATTAATTTCTTGCCAATTCCCTGTCCTCGATAAGCAGCTAATACACCAATGCCTAAAGAGCCTACATGAGCAAAAACAGGTCGATCCAGTGAACTAATATCACACCATCCAATGACACGTCCATCACATAC
Above is a genomic segment from Legionella lytica containing:
- a CDS encoding GNAT family N-acetyltransferase; translated protein: MNVEIIPITAERIDEFWSAVDSVARERKYLAFLEGPPINTTRDFVFHNIEDNWPHFIAVCDGRVIGWCDISSLDRPVFAHVGSLGIGVLAAYRGQGIGKKLMHAAIQQAEQKGLTRIELTVREQNKSAIAMYEKFGFEKEGIHKNAVCIEGKYENHIFMALLLGDAKN